The uncultured Eubacteriales bacterium region CCAAATCCTCCCCCTTATCAAGATGCTCCAGGAGAACGTGCCCGGCTTTGAGCACTGCTACATGACCAGCGTGAACGCCGTCATCGGCGTTCGGGAGTCCAGGCGCATTATGGGTATCCGTAAGCTCACCGGGCAGGACTGCATCGACGGCGTGGTACCCGAGGACTCCATCGCCCTCTATTCCTACTTCATCGACATCCACAACGGCGCGGGCGAGGGGACCTATACCAAGACCATAGAGGAGCCCTACGGAGTGCCGTACGGGTGCCTCGTCTCCAAAAACATCGACGGACTGATGATGGCGGGCCGCTGCGCCAGCGTGGACGCCGTCGCCTTCGGTTCCACCCGCATCATGACCCTCTGCATGGCGATGGGCGAGGCCGCCGGTATCGGCGCCGCTCTGGCGATCCAGCAGGGCATCTCCCCCAAGGATGTGGACGTACAGTTGGTCCGCTCTATCCTGAGGGAGCACGGCGGTATCCTGGAAATTTGATCTCACATAGGAAAGGTGGAGAATACTATGTCTATTCCCAAGACAATGAAGGCCCTGGTGGCCTACAGCAAGGACAAATACGTCTTCGAGCCCGCCTACCCGACCCCCGAGTGCGGGCCCGACGACATCATCCTCAAGGTGGAGGGCTGCGGCGTCTGTGCCGGGGACCTCAAGTGCCAGCACGGCGCGGCCATGTTCTGGGGCGGGGATGGCCAGCCCAGTTGGGTGGAGCCCCCCTTCATCCCCGGCCATGAGTTCTTGGGCGTGGCGGTCGAGGTAGGCGCAAACGTAAAGGATTTTGCCGTGGGCGATCGGCTCACCGCCGAGCAGATCTTCCCCTGCGACGAGTGCCGGTTCTGCAGGGACGGGCACTACTGGATGTGCCAGCCCCACAAGACCTTCGGCTTTTTTGAAAGCTGCAACGGCGGCATGGCCGAATATATGCGCCTGCCCAAGAACGCCCGGGTACATAAAGTTCCCCACGACCTGCCCCTGAAAGACGCCCTGCTCATCGAGCCCTATGCCTGCGCCAAGCACTGCGTGGACCGGGCCGACATTCAGGCTACCGACGTGGTGGTCCTCTCCGGCGCGGGGACTTTGGGCCTGGGCATGGTGGCCTATGCCCGGCAGCGCAATCCCAAGCGCCTCATCGTCCTGGATATGAAGGACGAGCGC contains the following coding sequences:
- a CDS encoding Alcohol dehydrogenase GroES domain protein codes for the protein MSIPKTMKALVAYSKDKYVFEPAYPTPECGPDDIILKVEGCGVCAGDLKCQHGAAMFWGGDGQPSWVEPPFIPGHEFLGVAVEVGANVKDFAVGDRLTAEQIFPCDECRFCRDGHYWMCQPHKTFGFFESCNGGMAEYMRLPKNARVHKVPHDLPLKDALLIEPYACAKHCVDRADIQATDVVVLSGAGTLGLGMVAYARQRNPKRLIVLDMKDERLEKATELGADLVWNPGKMDVQAEILKLTDGYGCDTYIEATGHPSSVTQGLQMVRKLGRFVEFSVFGEPTTVDWSIIGDRKELDILGSHLSPYCYPYVIEHIADGTLGTDGVVSKTFPIEQWAEAFDHASGKYGDFKVAITF